Proteins from one Agelaius phoeniceus isolate bAgePho1 chromosome 10, bAgePho1.hap1, whole genome shotgun sequence genomic window:
- the SEPTIN2 gene encoding septin-2 isoform X1 → MLKQESMTSLGRKHSWKEELLSEQSYMITGSRISSSLAASIIAHRLIFSCPCLKMSKQQPAQFTNPETPGYVGFANLPNQVHRKSVKKGFEFTLMVVGESGLGKSTLINSLFLTDLYPERIIPGAADKIERTVQIEASTVEIEERGVKLRLTVVDTPGYGDAINCRDCFKTIISYIDEQFERYLHDESGLNRRHIIDNRVHCCFYFISPFGHGLKPLDVEFMKAIHNKVNIVPVIAKADTLSLKERERLKKRILDEIEEHGIKIYHLPDAESDEDEDFKEQTRLLKASIPFCVVGSNQLIEAKGKKVRGRLYPWGVVEVENPEHNDFLKLRTMLITHMQDLQEVTQDLHYENFRSERLKRGSRKIEDEEVNKDQILLEKEAELRRMQEMIARMQAQMQMQMQSGEGDSSAVHGHHV, encoded by the exons ATGCTTAAGCAGGAATCAATGACATCACTGGGCAGGAAACACTCTTGGAAGGAAGAGTTGCTATCAGAGCAATCTTACATGATAACAGGCTCACGGATAAGTTCTTCACTAGCTGCATCCATCATAGCTCATAGACTG attttttcctgTCCTTGCCTAAAAATGTCCAAG caACAGCCTGCTCAATTTACCAATCCAGAAACTCCTGGCTATGTTGGATTTGCAAACCTTCCCAATCAGGTTCACCGAAAGTCTGTGAAAAAGGGGTTTGAATTTACTCTGATGGTGGTTG GTGAATCTGGATTAGGAAAATCTACATTAATAAACAGCCTCTTCCTGACAGATCTCTACCCAGAAAGGATaatcccaggagctgctg ACAAGATTGAGCGCACGGTGCAGATCGAGGCCTCCACGGTTGAGATCGAGGAGAGGGGCGTGAAGCTGCGGCTGACGGTGGTGGATACCCCGGGCTACGGGGATGCCATCAACTGCCGCGACTG CTTTAAGACCATAATCTCTTACATTGATGAGCAGTTTGAGCGATACCTGCATGATGAGAGTGGATTGAACAGAAGACATATCATAGATAATCGAGTTCATTGCTGTTTCTATTTCATTTCACCTTTTGGTCATGG ccTTAAGCCTCTGGATGTTGAGTTTATGAAGGCCATACACAACAAAGTAAATATTGTACCAGTCATTGCAAAAGCTGATACACTTTCTCTGAAGGAGCGAGAGAGACTAAAGAAAAGG ATTCTGGATGAAATAGAAGAGCATGGCATCAAAATTTATCACCTGCCTGATGCTGAATCAGATGAGGATGAAGATTTTAAAGAGCAGACCAGACTCCTGAAG GCCAGCATTCCATTTTGTGTGGTGGGGTCCAATCAACTCATTGAAGCAAAAGGTAAAAAAGTCAGAGGTCGGCTCTACCCCTGGGGTGTAGTTGAAGTGGAGAATCCAGAGCATAATGACTTCCTGAAGCTGAGGACCATGTTAAT CACCCACATGCAGGACCTTCAGGAGGTGACCCAGGATCTTCACTATGAGAATTTCCGCTCTGAGAGGCTCAAACGAGGCAGCAG gAAAATAGAAGATGAAGAAGTGAATAAAGACCAGATTCTGCTTGAGAAGGAAGCAGAA ctgcgTCGCATGCAGGAGATGATTGCAAGAATGCAGGCCCAGATGCAGATGCAGATGCAAAGTGGAGAAGGTGACAGCAGTGCAGTTCATGGGCATCATGTGTAA
- the SEPTIN2 gene encoding septin-2 isoform X2: protein MSKQQPAQFTNPETPGYVGFANLPNQVHRKSVKKGFEFTLMVVGESGLGKSTLINSLFLTDLYPERIIPGAADKIERTVQIEASTVEIEERGVKLRLTVVDTPGYGDAINCRDCFKTIISYIDEQFERYLHDESGLNRRHIIDNRVHCCFYFISPFGHGLKPLDVEFMKAIHNKVNIVPVIAKADTLSLKERERLKKRILDEIEEHGIKIYHLPDAESDEDEDFKEQTRLLKASIPFCVVGSNQLIEAKGKKVRGRLYPWGVVEVENPEHNDFLKLRTMLITHMQDLQEVTQDLHYENFRSERLKRGSRKIEDEEVNKDQILLEKEAELRRMQEMIARMQAQMQMQMQSGEGDSSAVHGHHV from the exons ATGTCCAAG caACAGCCTGCTCAATTTACCAATCCAGAAACTCCTGGCTATGTTGGATTTGCAAACCTTCCCAATCAGGTTCACCGAAAGTCTGTGAAAAAGGGGTTTGAATTTACTCTGATGGTGGTTG GTGAATCTGGATTAGGAAAATCTACATTAATAAACAGCCTCTTCCTGACAGATCTCTACCCAGAAAGGATaatcccaggagctgctg ACAAGATTGAGCGCACGGTGCAGATCGAGGCCTCCACGGTTGAGATCGAGGAGAGGGGCGTGAAGCTGCGGCTGACGGTGGTGGATACCCCGGGCTACGGGGATGCCATCAACTGCCGCGACTG CTTTAAGACCATAATCTCTTACATTGATGAGCAGTTTGAGCGATACCTGCATGATGAGAGTGGATTGAACAGAAGACATATCATAGATAATCGAGTTCATTGCTGTTTCTATTTCATTTCACCTTTTGGTCATGG ccTTAAGCCTCTGGATGTTGAGTTTATGAAGGCCATACACAACAAAGTAAATATTGTACCAGTCATTGCAAAAGCTGATACACTTTCTCTGAAGGAGCGAGAGAGACTAAAGAAAAGG ATTCTGGATGAAATAGAAGAGCATGGCATCAAAATTTATCACCTGCCTGATGCTGAATCAGATGAGGATGAAGATTTTAAAGAGCAGACCAGACTCCTGAAG GCCAGCATTCCATTTTGTGTGGTGGGGTCCAATCAACTCATTGAAGCAAAAGGTAAAAAAGTCAGAGGTCGGCTCTACCCCTGGGGTGTAGTTGAAGTGGAGAATCCAGAGCATAATGACTTCCTGAAGCTGAGGACCATGTTAAT CACCCACATGCAGGACCTTCAGGAGGTGACCCAGGATCTTCACTATGAGAATTTCCGCTCTGAGAGGCTCAAACGAGGCAGCAG gAAAATAGAAGATGAAGAAGTGAATAAAGACCAGATTCTGCTTGAGAAGGAAGCAGAA ctgcgTCGCATGCAGGAGATGATTGCAAGAATGCAGGCCCAGATGCAGATGCAGATGCAAAGTGGAGAAGGTGACAGCAGTGCAGTTCATGGGCATCATGTGTAA